From the Kitasatospora viridis genome, one window contains:
- a CDS encoding ABC transporter ATP-binding protein — protein sequence MSAAPPDNDVLWARGIVKSHHGTPALREVSLGIREGEVLAVTGGRGSGKSTLLGCLSAQLPVDSGEVWFNSSPVHTLSRAGREKLRRDRFGFVGSEPHLVPELTARENVALPLLLAGTGNRTAYGAADDWLERLDVADCAKHRPVELLQSQRQRIAVARALAPLPRVVFADDPTAPLHREAQDQVLRILTSAARSHQLTLVLATHDTELANKYADRTVALVDGRTPAPPTPVRRPATTTATR from the coding sequence ATGTCAGCGGCCCCGCCCGACAACGACGTGCTGTGGGCCAGGGGGATCGTCAAGTCCCACCACGGCACCCCCGCCCTGCGCGAGGTCTCGCTCGGCATCCGGGAGGGCGAGGTGCTCGCCGTCACCGGCGGCCGCGGCTCCGGCAAGTCCACCCTGCTCGGCTGCCTCTCCGCCCAGCTGCCCGTGGACTCCGGCGAGGTCTGGTTCAACAGCTCCCCGGTGCACACGCTCAGCCGGGCCGGCCGGGAGAAGCTGCGCCGCGACCGGTTCGGCTTCGTCGGCTCCGAGCCGCACCTGGTGCCCGAACTGACGGCCCGGGAGAACGTCGCACTGCCCCTGCTGCTGGCCGGCACCGGCAACCGGACCGCCTACGGCGCGGCCGACGACTGGCTGGAACGGCTGGACGTGGCCGACTGCGCCAAGCACCGCCCGGTCGAACTGCTGCAGAGCCAGCGCCAGCGGATCGCGGTCGCCCGCGCGCTGGCCCCGCTCCCCCGGGTGGTCTTCGCCGACGACCCCACCGCCCCGCTGCACCGCGAGGCCCAGGACCAGGTGCTGCGGATACTCACCAGCGCGGCCCGCTCCCACCAGCTCACCCTGGTCCTGGCCACCCACGACACCGAGCTGGCCAACAAGTACGCGGACCGCACGGTGGCCCTGGTCGACGGCCGCACCCCGGCCCCGCCCACCCCGGTGCGGCGCCCCGCCACCACCACCGCCACACGCTGA
- the frr gene encoding ribosome recycling factor yields the protein MIEEILLEADEKMEKAVAVAKDDFAAIRTGRAHPAMFNKIVAMYYDAPTPINQLASFSVPEPRMAIVTPFDKTALRNIEQAIRDSDLGVNPSNDGSVIRVNFPQLTEERRKEYIKLARSKGEDAKVSMRSIRRKAKDALDKLVKDKESGEDEVRQAQKELDDITAKYVATIDELLKHKEAELLEV from the coding sequence GTGATCGAAGAGATCCTCCTCGAAGCCGACGAGAAGATGGAGAAGGCCGTCGCGGTCGCGAAGGACGACTTCGCCGCCATCCGCACCGGTCGGGCCCACCCGGCGATGTTCAACAAGATCGTCGCGATGTACTACGACGCGCCGACCCCGATCAACCAGCTGGCGTCGTTCTCCGTGCCGGAGCCCCGGATGGCGATCGTCACGCCGTTCGACAAGACCGCGCTGCGCAACATCGAGCAGGCGATCCGCGACTCCGACCTGGGCGTCAACCCCTCCAACGACGGTTCGGTCATCCGCGTGAACTTCCCGCAGCTGACCGAGGAGCGCCGCAAGGAGTACATCAAGCTGGCCCGCTCCAAGGGCGAGGACGCCAAGGTCTCGATGCGCTCGATCCGCCGCAAGGCCAAGGACGCCCTCGACAAGCTGGTCAAGGACAAGGAGTCCGGCGAGGACGAGGTGCGCCAGGCCCAGAAGGAGCTCGACGACATCACCGCGAAGTACGTCGCGACGATCGACGAGCTGCTCAAGCACAAGGAAGCCGAGCTCCTCGAAGTCTGA
- a CDS encoding phosphatidate cytidylyltransferase — MKDSPHAPGSRGASPQHPASPQAAPGRLAADPGDRPRAQESQVAQAEPQQPPRQRGGRNLPAAIGVGLGLGAVIVVSLFVVKVLFLVVVVAAASVGVWELTSRLAERKGVEAALPPLLLGGVAMLTCAYWIGPQGAAAALALTALAMMIWRMSRPPENYLRDITAGVFTAFYVPFLASFVALMLSAHDGPQRIVLFLVVTVCSDTGAYAVGYKLGRTKLAPTISPGKTREGLAGGIALSMLAGALLMQLIIKDGHWWQGLILGGCAAVIATLGDLAESMIKRDLGIKDMGTLLPGHGGIMDRLDSLLPTAPVVWLLLTAFVGS; from the coding sequence ATGAAGGACTCCCCGCACGCCCCGGGTTCCAGGGGCGCTTCCCCGCAGCACCCCGCCTCGCCGCAGGCCGCCCCCGGGCGGCTCGCGGCCGACCCGGGGGACCGACCCCGAGCGCAGGAGAGCCAGGTGGCCCAGGCCGAGCCGCAGCAGCCCCCCCGACAGCGGGGCGGCCGCAACCTGCCCGCGGCGATAGGGGTGGGGCTCGGCCTCGGCGCGGTGATCGTCGTCTCGCTGTTCGTGGTCAAGGTGCTCTTCCTGGTCGTCGTGGTGGCGGCGGCCTCGGTGGGCGTCTGGGAGCTGACCAGCCGGCTGGCCGAGCGCAAGGGGGTCGAGGCCGCGCTGCCGCCGCTGCTGCTGGGCGGCGTCGCGATGCTCACCTGCGCCTACTGGATCGGTCCGCAGGGGGCCGCCGCGGCCCTGGCGCTGACCGCGCTGGCGATGATGATCTGGCGGATGAGCCGACCGCCGGAGAACTACCTGCGGGACATAACGGCGGGCGTCTTCACGGCCTTCTACGTGCCGTTCCTGGCCTCCTTCGTGGCGCTGATGCTGTCCGCGCACGACGGGCCGCAGCGGATCGTGCTCTTCCTGGTGGTCACGGTGTGCAGCGACACCGGGGCCTACGCCGTCGGCTACAAGCTGGGCCGCACCAAGCTGGCGCCGACCATCAGCCCCGGCAAGACCCGCGAGGGCCTGGCCGGCGGGATCGCGCTGTCGATGCTGGCCGGCGCGCTGCTGATGCAGCTGATCATCAAGGACGGGCACTGGTGGCAGGGCCTGATCCTGGGCGGCTGCGCGGCGGTCATCGCGACCCTCGGCGACCTGGCCGAGTCGATGATCAAGCGCGACCTGGGCATCAAGGACATGGGCACCCTGCTGCCCGGCCACGGCGGCATCATGGACCGGCTCGACTCGCTGCTGCCGACCGCCCCGGTGGTCTGGCTGCTGCTGACGGCCTTCGTCGGGAGCTGA
- the rpsB gene encoding 30S ribosomal protein S2, which yields MAVVTMRELLESGVHFGHQTRRWNPKMKRFILTERNGIYIIDLLQSLNYIDRAFEFVKETVAHGGSILFVGTKKQAQEAIAEQATRVGMPYVNQRWLGGMLTNFSTVYKRLQRLKELGELDFTDVAGSGLTKKELLVLQREHDKLEKTLGGIRDMQRVPSAVWIVDTKKEHIAVGEARKLNIPVVAILDTNCDPDEVDYKIPGNDDAIRSVTRLTRVIADAVAEGLKARAGVAKGDVKAEPGADQPLADWEQDLLKTGEQKAEEAPAAEAPAAEEAPVAEAPAAEAPAAEAEQA from the coding sequence ATGGCCGTCGTCACGATGCGGGAGCTGCTGGAGAGCGGCGTCCACTTCGGTCACCAGACCCGTCGCTGGAACCCGAAGATGAAGCGCTTCATCCTCACGGAGCGCAACGGCATCTACATCATCGACCTGCTGCAGTCGCTGAACTACATCGACCGCGCGTTCGAGTTCGTCAAGGAGACCGTTGCCCACGGCGGCAGCATCCTCTTCGTCGGCACCAAGAAGCAGGCCCAGGAGGCCATCGCCGAGCAGGCCACCCGCGTGGGCATGCCCTACGTGAACCAGCGCTGGCTCGGCGGCATGCTGACCAACTTCTCCACCGTCTACAAGCGGCTGCAGCGCCTCAAGGAGCTCGGCGAGCTGGACTTCACGGACGTGGCCGGCTCCGGCCTGACCAAGAAGGAGCTCCTGGTCCTCCAGCGCGAGCACGACAAGCTGGAGAAGACCCTCGGCGGTATCCGCGACATGCAGCGCGTCCCGAGCGCGGTGTGGATCGTGGACACCAAGAAGGAGCACATCGCGGTCGGCGAGGCCCGGAAGCTCAACATCCCGGTCGTCGCCATCCTCGACACCAACTGCGACCCCGACGAGGTCGACTACAAGATCCCGGGCAACGACGACGCGATCCGCTCCGTCACCCGCCTGACCCGTGTGATCGCCGACGCCGTCGCCGAGGGCCTGAAGGCCCGTGCCGGTGTCGCCAAGGGCGACGTCAAGGCCGAGCCCGGTGCCGACCAGCCGCTGGCCGACTGGGAGCAGGACCTCCTGAAGACCGGCGAGCAGAAGGCCGAGGAGGCCCCGGCTGCCGAGGCCCCCGCCGCCGAGGAGGCCCCGGTCGCCGAGGCCCCCGCCGCTGAGGCGCCGGCCGCCGAGGCCGAGCAGGCCTGA
- a CDS encoding Lrp/AsnC family transcriptional regulator: protein MANRDRNSSVPLDSVSKAIIEQLQEDGRRAYATIGKAVGLSEAAVRQRVQKLLDQGVMQIVAVTDPLTVGFTRQAMVGITVEGDIEPIADALAAMDEVDYVVCTAGSFDLLAELVCEDDEHLLEMINKRIRALPGVRRTESFVYLKLRKQTYTWGTR, encoded by the coding sequence GTGGCCAACCGCGACCGGAACAGCAGCGTTCCCCTCGACTCCGTCTCCAAGGCGATCATCGAGCAGCTGCAGGAGGACGGCCGCCGGGCGTACGCGACCATCGGCAAGGCCGTCGGCCTCTCCGAGGCCGCGGTCCGGCAGCGGGTCCAGAAGCTGCTCGACCAAGGCGTGATGCAGATCGTCGCCGTGACCGACCCCCTCACCGTCGGTTTCACCAGGCAGGCGATGGTCGGCATCACCGTCGAGGGCGACATCGAGCCGATCGCCGACGCCCTGGCCGCCATGGACGAGGTCGACTACGTGGTCTGCACCGCCGGCTCGTTCGACCTGCTGGCCGAGCTCGTGTGCGAGGACGACGAACACCTGCTCGAAATGATCAACAAGCGAATCCGCGCGCTTCCCGGCGTGCGGAGGACCGAGAGCTTCGTTTACCTGAAGCTCCGGAAACAGACCTACACCTGGGGCACCCGATGA
- the tsf gene encoding translation elongation factor Ts, which yields MANFTAADVKKLRELTGAGMMDCKKALDEAEGDVQKAVELLRIKGLKGVAKREGRDASNGAVSAVIAEDKKSGVLIELNCETDFVAKGDKFVAVADAIAQHVAVTAPADLDAALASEIEAGKTVQAFVDEANANLGEKIVFRRFAQFSGDGFVAVYLHKTSPDLPPTVGVLVELDKENAEVAKDVAQHIAAFAPKYLSREEIPAADLENERRVAEATAREEGKPEAALPKIVEGRVTGFVKENSVLEQAFAKDNKKTVAKVLEENGVALKRFARFRVGA from the coding sequence ATGGCGAACTTCACCGCCGCGGACGTCAAGAAGCTCCGTGAGCTCACCGGCGCCGGCATGATGGACTGCAAGAAGGCGCTCGACGAGGCCGAGGGCGACGTCCAGAAGGCCGTCGAGCTCCTCCGCATCAAGGGCCTGAAGGGCGTTGCCAAGCGCGAGGGCCGCGACGCCTCCAACGGCGCCGTCTCCGCCGTCATCGCCGAGGACAAGAAGTCCGGCGTGCTGATCGAGCTGAACTGCGAGACCGACTTCGTCGCCAAGGGTGACAAGTTCGTCGCCGTCGCCGACGCGATCGCGCAGCACGTCGCCGTCACCGCCCCGGCCGACCTGGACGCCGCCCTGGCCTCCGAGATCGAGGCCGGCAAGACCGTCCAGGCGTTCGTGGACGAGGCCAACGCGAACCTGGGCGAGAAGATCGTCTTCCGTCGCTTCGCGCAGTTCTCCGGTGACGGCTTCGTCGCCGTCTACCTGCACAAGACCAGCCCCGACCTGCCGCCGACCGTCGGCGTCCTGGTCGAGCTGGACAAGGAGAACGCCGAGGTCGCCAAGGACGTCGCGCAGCACATCGCCGCCTTCGCGCCGAAGTACCTGTCCCGCGAGGAGATCCCGGCCGCGGACCTGGAGAACGAGCGCCGCGTCGCCGAGGCCACCGCTCGCGAGGAGGGCAAGCCGGAGGCCGCCCTGCCGAAGATCGTCGAGGGCCGCGTGACCGGCTTCGTCAAGGAGAACTCCGTCCTGGAGCAGGCCTTCGCGAAGGACAACAAGAAGACCGTCGCGAAGGTCCTCGAGGAGAACGGCGTCGCCCTCAAGCGCTTCGCCCGCTTCCGCGTCGGCGCCTGA
- the rlmN gene encoding 23S rRNA (adenine(2503)-C(2))-methyltransferase RlmN: protein MPKPGELTFVAPRGAKPPRHLADLSPAERKAAVAELGEQPFRAKQLSNHYFGRLSADPAGWTDIPAASREKLTAELLPELMSVVRHVSCDDDATRKTLWKLFDGTLVESVLMRYPDRVTMCISSQAGCGMNCPFCATGQAGLTRNLSTAEIVEQIASGMRALKDGEVAGGEARLSNVVFMGMGEPLANYNRVLASIRRLTDPAPDGFGLSQRGITVSTVGLVPAMHRFADEGLSCRLALSLHAPDDELRDELVPVNTRWKVAEVLDAAWNYAEKSGRRVSIEYALIKDINDQAWRADLLGRLIRGHRVHVNLIPLNPTPGSKWTASRPEDEREFVRRLEAHGVPVTVRDTRGQEIDGACGQLAAAG, encoded by the coding sequence ATGCCTAAGCCCGGAGAACTCACCTTTGTCGCGCCGCGCGGCGCCAAGCCCCCGCGACACCTGGCCGACCTCAGTCCCGCCGAGCGGAAGGCGGCCGTCGCCGAACTGGGCGAGCAGCCGTTCCGCGCCAAGCAGCTGTCCAACCACTACTTCGGGCGGCTCAGCGCCGATCCGGCGGGCTGGACCGACATCCCCGCCGCGAGCCGGGAGAAGCTGACGGCCGAGCTGCTGCCGGAGCTGATGTCGGTGGTCCGGCACGTCTCCTGCGACGACGACGCCACCCGCAAGACGCTCTGGAAGCTCTTCGACGGGACCCTGGTCGAGTCGGTGCTGATGCGCTACCCGGACCGGGTGACCATGTGCATCTCCTCGCAGGCCGGCTGCGGCATGAACTGCCCGTTCTGCGCGACCGGTCAGGCCGGTCTGACCCGCAACCTGTCGACCGCCGAGATCGTCGAGCAGATCGCCTCCGGCATGCGGGCGCTGAAGGACGGCGAGGTGGCGGGCGGCGAGGCGCGGCTGTCCAACGTGGTCTTCATGGGCATGGGCGAGCCGCTGGCCAACTACAACCGGGTGCTGGCCTCGATCCGCCGGCTGACCGACCCGGCGCCGGACGGCTTCGGCCTCTCCCAGCGCGGCATCACCGTCTCCACCGTCGGCCTGGTGCCGGCCATGCACCGGTTCGCCGACGAGGGCCTGAGCTGCCGGCTGGCGCTCTCGCTGCACGCCCCGGACGACGAGCTGCGCGACGAGCTGGTGCCGGTGAACACCCGGTGGAAGGTCGCCGAGGTGCTGGACGCGGCCTGGAACTACGCGGAGAAGTCCGGCCGCCGGGTCTCCATCGAGTACGCGCTGATCAAGGACATCAACGACCAGGCCTGGCGGGCCGACCTGCTCGGTCGGCTGATCCGGGGCCACCGGGTGCACGTCAACCTGATCCCGCTCAACCCGACGCCCGGCTCCAAGTGGACCGCCTCCCGCCCGGAGGACGAGCGCGAGTTCGTCCGCCGGCTGGAGGCGCACGGGGTGCCGGTCACGGTCCGGGATACCCGCGGCCAGGAGATCGACGGCGCCTGCGGTCAGCTCGCCGCGGCGGGCTGA
- the whiG gene encoding RNA polymerase sigma factor WhiG, whose translation MPPAAAPRAAPAPQAAEQRSALEQLWRSYKATADPRLREQLILHYSPLVKYVAGRVGVGLPANVEQADFVSSGVFGLIDAIEKFDPDRAIKFETYAISRIRGAIIDELRALDWIPRSIRQKAKAVERTYAALEARLRRTPCEPEVAAEMGIPVEELHAIFSQLSLANVVALDELMHSAGEGGERLSLMDTLEDTGAENPVEVAEDRELRKLLARAINTLPDREKTVVTLYYYEGLTLAEIGQVLGVTESRVSQIHTKSVLQLRAKLSDLR comes from the coding sequence GTGCCCCCCGCCGCCGCGCCGCGCGCCGCCCCCGCCCCGCAGGCAGCCGAGCAGCGCAGTGCGCTGGAGCAGCTCTGGCGCTCCTACAAGGCCACCGCTGACCCGAGGCTGCGCGAGCAGCTGATCCTCCACTACTCACCGCTGGTCAAGTACGTGGCCGGCCGGGTCGGAGTCGGCCTGCCCGCCAACGTCGAACAGGCCGACTTCGTCTCTTCCGGTGTGTTCGGTCTGATCGACGCGATCGAGAAGTTCGACCCGGATCGCGCGATCAAGTTCGAGACCTATGCGATCAGTCGGATCCGCGGAGCGATCATCGACGAGCTCCGCGCGCTCGACTGGATCCCGCGCTCGATCCGCCAGAAGGCGAAGGCGGTCGAACGGACCTACGCGGCCCTGGAGGCCCGACTGCGCCGCACGCCGTGCGAGCCCGAGGTGGCCGCCGAGATGGGCATCCCGGTCGAGGAGCTGCACGCGATCTTCAGCCAGCTCTCGCTGGCGAACGTGGTGGCGCTGGACGAACTGATGCACTCCGCGGGCGAGGGCGGTGAGCGGCTCAGCCTGATGGACACGCTGGAGGACACCGGGGCCGAGAACCCGGTCGAGGTGGCCGAGGACCGCGAGCTGCGCAAGCTGTTGGCCCGCGCGATCAACACCCTGCCGGACCGCGAGAAGACCGTCGTGACGCTCTACTACTACGAGGGCCTGACCCTGGCGGAGATCGGTCAGGTGCTCGGCGTGACGGAGAGCCGGGTCAGCCAGATCCACACCAAATCGGTGCTCCAGCTCCGGGCCAAGCTCTCCGACCTGCGCTGA
- a CDS encoding aspartate aminotransferase family protein, which translates to MSADPAQKDLSKTAYDHLWMHFTRMSSYENSPVPTIVRGEGTYIWDDKGRKYLDGLAGLFVVQAGHGREELAEAAAKQAKELAFFPVWSYAHPKAVELAERLAHYAPGDLNKVFFSTGGGEAVETAWKLAKQYFKLTGKPTKYKVISRAVAYHGTPQGALSITGLPGLKAPFEPLVPGTHKAPNTNIYRAPAFLTGPDGTVDPEAYGRWCADEIEVAILNEGADTVAAVFVEPVQNAGGCFPPPPGYFQRLREICDRHDVLLVSDEVICAFGRLGTMFGADKFGYQPDMITCAKGMTSGYSPIGATIISDRLAEPFYQGDNTFLHGYTFGGHPVSSAVALANLDIFEREGLNQHVLDNEANFLGTLNKLRDLPIVGDVRGNGYFYGIELVKDKHTKESFNDDEVERVLYGFLSKALFENGLYCRADDRGDPVVQLAPPLISDQSTFDEIEQILRTSLTDAWAKI; encoded by the coding sequence ATGAGCGCCGACCCGGCACAGAAGGACCTTTCGAAGACCGCCTACGACCACCTGTGGATGCACTTCACCCGCATGTCGTCGTACGAGAACTCCCCCGTCCCCACCATCGTGCGGGGCGAGGGCACCTACATCTGGGACGACAAGGGCCGCAAGTACCTCGACGGCCTGGCCGGCCTGTTCGTGGTGCAGGCCGGCCACGGCCGCGAGGAGCTGGCCGAGGCCGCGGCCAAGCAGGCCAAGGAGCTCGCCTTCTTCCCGGTCTGGAGCTACGCCCACCCCAAGGCGGTCGAGCTGGCCGAGCGGCTGGCCCACTACGCGCCCGGCGACCTGAACAAGGTCTTCTTCTCCACCGGTGGCGGCGAGGCGGTCGAGACCGCCTGGAAGCTGGCCAAGCAGTACTTCAAGCTGACCGGCAAGCCGACCAAGTACAAGGTCATCTCCCGCGCGGTCGCCTACCACGGCACCCCGCAGGGCGCCCTGTCGATCACCGGCCTGCCGGGCCTGAAGGCCCCGTTCGAGCCGCTGGTGCCGGGCACCCACAAGGCCCCGAACACCAACATCTACCGCGCCCCGGCCTTCCTGACCGGCCCCGACGGCACGGTGGACCCGGAGGCCTACGGCCGCTGGTGCGCCGACGAGATCGAGGTGGCGATCCTCAACGAGGGCGCCGACACCGTCGCCGCCGTCTTCGTCGAGCCGGTGCAGAACGCCGGCGGCTGCTTCCCGCCGCCGCCCGGGTACTTCCAGCGGCTGCGCGAGATCTGCGACCGCCACGACGTGCTGCTCGTCTCGGACGAGGTCATCTGCGCCTTCGGCCGCCTCGGCACCATGTTCGGCGCCGACAAGTTCGGCTACCAGCCCGACATGATCACCTGCGCCAAGGGCATGACCTCGGGCTACTCCCCGATCGGCGCCACGATCATCTCGGACCGCCTGGCCGAGCCGTTCTACCAGGGCGACAACACCTTCCTGCACGGCTACACCTTCGGCGGCCACCCGGTGTCCTCCGCGGTGGCGCTGGCCAACCTCGACATCTTCGAGCGCGAGGGCCTGAACCAGCACGTGCTGGACAACGAGGCGAACTTCCTCGGCACCCTGAACAAGCTGCGTGACCTGCCGATCGTCGGCGACGTGCGCGGCAACGGGTACTTCTACGGCATCGAGCTGGTCAAGGACAAGCACACCAAGGAGTCGTTCAACGACGACGAGGTTGAGCGCGTGCTCTACGGCTTCCTCTCCAAGGCGCTCTTCGAGAACGGCCTGTACTGCCGCGCCGACGACCGTGGCGACCCGGTCGTGCAGCTGGCCCCGCCGCTGATCTCCGACCAGTCGACCTTCGACGAGATCGAGCAGATCCTGCGGACCAGCCTCACCGACGCGTGGGCGAAGATCTGA
- the pyrH gene encoding UMP kinase, with protein sequence MQETQETAPEGTGRRVLLKLSGEAFAGGGGLGVDPDVVHAIAREIATVVRQGTEVAVVIGGGNFFRGAELQVRGMDRARSDYMGMLGTVMNCLALQDFLMKEGIETRVQTAITMGQVAEPYLPLRAIRHLEKGRVVIFGAGMGMPYFSTDTTAVQRALEIHAEVLLMGKNGVDGVYDSDPKTNPDAVRFDALEYAEVIARDLKVADLTAITLCKDNDLPILVFELLTEGNIARAVRNEKIGTLISQDSVRA encoded by the coding sequence ATGCAGGAGACGCAGGAGACCGCGCCGGAGGGCACAGGCCGTCGGGTTCTGCTGAAGCTGTCCGGCGAGGCGTTCGCGGGCGGGGGCGGGCTCGGCGTCGACCCCGACGTCGTGCACGCGATCGCCCGGGAGATCGCCACGGTGGTCCGCCAGGGCACCGAGGTCGCGGTGGTGATCGGCGGCGGCAACTTCTTCCGCGGCGCCGAGCTGCAGGTGCGCGGCATGGACCGGGCCCGCTCCGACTACATGGGCATGCTCGGCACCGTGATGAACTGCCTGGCCCTGCAGGACTTCCTGATGAAGGAAGGCATCGAGACCCGGGTCCAGACCGCCATCACCATGGGCCAGGTCGCCGAGCCGTACCTGCCGCTGCGGGCCATCCGGCACCTGGAGAAGGGCCGGGTGGTGATCTTCGGTGCCGGTATGGGCATGCCCTACTTCTCCACCGACACCACCGCCGTGCAGCGCGCCCTGGAGATCCACGCCGAGGTGCTGCTGATGGGCAAGAACGGCGTGGACGGGGTCTACGACTCCGACCCCAAGACCAACCCCGACGCGGTGCGGTTCGACGCGCTGGAGTACGCCGAGGTGATCGCGCGCGACCTCAAGGTGGCCGACCTGACGGCGATCACCCTGTGCAAGGACAACGACCTGCCGATCCTGGTCTTCGAGCTGCTGACGGAGGGCAATATCGCTCGCGCCGTCAGGAATGAGAAGATCGGCACACTCATCAGCCAGGATTCCGTCCGGGCCTGA
- a CDS encoding gamma-aminobutyraldehyde dehydrogenase produces MSDLRTLRNYINGEFVDAADGRTLQIVDPTTGQAYATSPFSGAADVDAAMASAAAAFATYRDATPSTRQKLLLKIADGVEARADELVDAECRNTGKPRGLTKSEEIGPMVDQIRFFAGAARLLEGKAAGEYMDGMTSIIRREPVGVCAQVAPWNYPMLMAVWKFAPAIAAGNTVVLKPSDTTPASTVLLAEIIGAALAELELPAGVFNVLCGDRETGRLMVEHKTPAMASITGSVRAGIQVAESAAKDVKRVHLELGGKAPVVVFEDADIAEAVEGISVAGFFNAGQDCTAATRVLVHESIHDAFVTALAKAASETKTGGVDDEDVLYGPLNNANQLKQVSGFIERLPAHAKVEAGGHRVGEVGYFYAPTVVSGLNQDDEIVQNEVFGPVITVQKFTDEEQAVAYANGVDYALASSVWTKDHARAMRMSRRLDFGCVWINTHIPLVAEMPHGGFKQSGYGKDLSAYGFEDYTRVKHVMTAI; encoded by the coding sequence GTGAGCGACCTTCGTACGCTGCGCAACTACATCAACGGCGAGTTCGTCGATGCGGCCGACGGCCGCACGCTGCAGATCGTCGACCCGACCACCGGCCAGGCGTACGCGACCTCCCCGTTCTCCGGTGCGGCCGACGTGGACGCGGCGATGGCCTCGGCCGCCGCCGCCTTCGCGACCTACCGCGACGCCACCCCGTCGACCCGGCAGAAGCTGCTGCTGAAGATCGCCGACGGCGTCGAGGCCCGCGCCGACGAGCTGGTGGACGCCGAGTGCCGCAACACCGGCAAGCCGCGCGGACTGACCAAGTCCGAGGAGATCGGGCCGATGGTCGACCAGATCCGCTTCTTCGCCGGCGCCGCCCGCCTGCTGGAGGGCAAGGCCGCAGGCGAGTACATGGACGGCATGACCTCGATCATCCGGCGCGAGCCGGTCGGCGTCTGCGCCCAGGTCGCGCCGTGGAACTACCCGATGCTGATGGCGGTCTGGAAGTTCGCCCCGGCGATCGCCGCCGGCAACACCGTGGTGCTCAAGCCCTCCGACACCACCCCGGCCTCCACCGTGCTGCTGGCCGAGATCATCGGTGCCGCGCTGGCCGAGCTGGAGCTGCCGGCCGGCGTCTTCAACGTGCTCTGCGGCGACCGCGAGACCGGCCGGCTGATGGTCGAGCACAAGACCCCCGCGATGGCCTCGATCACCGGCTCGGTGCGGGCCGGCATCCAGGTCGCCGAGTCGGCGGCCAAGGACGTCAAGCGGGTCCACCTGGAGCTCGGCGGCAAGGCCCCCGTGGTGGTCTTCGAGGACGCGGACATCGCCGAGGCGGTCGAGGGCATCTCGGTGGCCGGCTTCTTCAACGCCGGCCAGGACTGCACCGCCGCCACCCGGGTGCTGGTGCACGAGTCGATCCACGACGCCTTCGTCACCGCGCTGGCCAAGGCCGCCAGCGAGACCAAGACCGGCGGCGTGGACGACGAGGACGTGCTCTACGGTCCGCTGAACAACGCCAACCAGCTCAAGCAGGTGAGCGGCTTCATCGAGCGGCTGCCCGCGCACGCCAAGGTCGAGGCCGGCGGCCACCGGGTCGGCGAGGTCGGCTACTTCTACGCCCCGACCGTGGTCTCCGGGCTGAACCAGGACGACGAGATCGTCCAGAACGAGGTCTTCGGCCCGGTCATCACCGTGCAGAAGTTCACCGACGAGGAGCAGGCCGTCGCCTACGCCAACGGCGTCGACTACGCGCTGGCCTCCTCGGTCTGGACCAAGGACCACGCCCGGGCGATGCGGATGTCACGCCGGCTGGACTTCGGCTGCGTCTGGATCAACACCCACATCCCGCTGGTCGCCGAGATGCCGCACGGCGGCTTCAAGCAGTCCGGCTACGGCAAGGACCTGTCGGCCTACGGGTTCGAGGACTACACCCGGGTCAAGCACGTCATGACCGCGATCTAG